The Solidesulfovibrio sp. genome has a window encoding:
- the selA gene encoding L-seryl-tRNA(Sec) selenium transferase produces the protein MQQLFRLLPSVDVVLADLAAEAGLAALPRALVRDAVNDFLDGLRADIKAGRITDPAQLAPPLVGAQCARFVAAATRPHFRRVINATGVVVHTNLGRSLLAEPAIDAAAKACARYSNLEFDLATGERGSRYSHVVDILRRLTGAEAALVVNNNAAAVLITLETLAKGREVVVSRGQLVEIGGSFRIPEVMAKSGAVLREVGATNRTHPRDYENAITENTALLLKVHTSNYRIVGFTKEVSLAELVAIGRERGLPVMEDLGSGNLTDFAGLGLPGEPTVQRAVADGADIVTFSGDKVLGGPQAGIIVGKAAAIEAIRKNPLNRALRIDKMTLAALEATLRLYLDPEAARREIPTLAMMTAAPEALAKKARRLATILKKSLAGRYAVQTVPGASRVGGGAFPEHDLPTTLVSLTPLGEAPTPDMLRQRLLATDPPLVGRIEDGAFVLDPRTLLDDELKLVGTVLSRALA, from the coding sequence GTGCAACAGCTTTTCCGCCTGCTTCCGTCCGTGGACGTGGTCCTGGCCGACCTGGCCGCCGAGGCCGGGCTCGCCGCCCTGCCCCGGGCGCTCGTGCGGGACGCGGTCAACGACTTCCTGGACGGCCTTCGCGCCGACATCAAGGCCGGCCGCATCACCGACCCGGCCCAGCTCGCGCCGCCGCTCGTCGGCGCCCAGTGCGCCCGGTTCGTCGCGGCGGCCACCCGGCCCCATTTCCGCCGGGTCATCAACGCCACGGGCGTGGTGGTCCACACCAACCTCGGCCGGTCGCTGCTGGCCGAACCGGCCATCGACGCCGCCGCCAAGGCCTGCGCCCGCTACTCCAACCTGGAGTTCGACCTGGCCACCGGCGAGCGCGGCAGCCGCTACAGCCATGTCGTGGACATCCTGCGGCGCCTGACCGGCGCCGAGGCGGCACTGGTGGTCAACAACAACGCCGCCGCCGTGCTCATCACCCTGGAGACCCTGGCCAAGGGCCGGGAGGTGGTGGTGTCGCGCGGCCAGCTCGTGGAGATCGGCGGCTCGTTTCGCATCCCCGAGGTCATGGCCAAGTCCGGGGCCGTGCTGCGCGAGGTCGGGGCCACCAACCGCACCCATCCCCGCGACTACGAAAACGCGATTACCGAAAACACGGCCCTGCTGCTCAAGGTCCACACTTCCAACTACCGGATCGTGGGATTCACCAAGGAAGTCTCCCTGGCCGAACTGGTGGCCATCGGCCGGGAGCGCGGCCTGCCGGTCATGGAGGACCTCGGCAGCGGCAACCTGACGGATTTCGCCGGCCTGGGCCTGCCCGGCGAGCCTACCGTCCAGCGGGCCGTGGCCGACGGCGCGGACATCGTGACCTTTTCCGGGGACAAGGTCCTGGGCGGGCCCCAAGCCGGCATCATCGTCGGCAAGGCCGCCGCCATCGAGGCCATCCGCAAAAACCCCCTCAACCGGGCCCTGCGCATCGACAAGATGACGCTGGCCGCCCTGGAGGCCACCCTGCGCCTCTACCTCGACCCCGAGGCGGCCCGGCGCGAGATCCCCACCCTGGCCATGATGACCGCCGCGCCCGAGGCCCTGGCCAAAAAGGCCCGCAGACTCGCCACCATTCTCAAAAAGTCCCTGGCCGGGCGCTACGCGGTGCAGACCGTCCCCGGCGCCTCGCGCGTGGGCGGCGGGGCCTTTCCCGAGCACGACCTGCCGACCACGCTGGTGTCCCTTACCCCCCTGGGCGAGGCGCCAACGCCCGACATGTTGCGCCAGCGGCTGCTGGCCACCGACCCGCCGCTGGTCGGGCGCATCGAGGACGGGGCGTTCGTGCTCGACCCGCGCACGCTGCTCGACGACGAACTCAAGCTCGTGGGAACGGTGCTGTCGCGGGCCTTGGCCTAG